Proteins co-encoded in one Novosphingobium sp. PP1Y genomic window:
- a CDS encoding division plane positioning ATPase MipZ, translated as MTAHRIVFANEKGGTGKSTTAVHVAIGLAYQGAKVAAIDLDPRQRTLFRYLENRVETEQRREIALPGARFAVYDGDDVNELDALSEEIAEGYDFLIFDTPGRDDVFARHVATTADTLVTPLNDSFVDFDLIGQVESESFRVKKLSFYAELMWETRKKRGLKTIQDGRRELDWVVVRNRVQHVEARNMRRLDEALKELSKRVGFRIASGLSERVIYRELFPSGLTLLDKGHLGELGTSHLVARQELRSLVAGLNLPVPARDKGELELASQA; from the coding sequence GTGACAGCGCATCGCATCGTCTTCGCCAACGAAAAGGGCGGTACCGGCAAGTCCACTACCGCCGTCCACGTAGCCATCGGCCTTGCCTATCAGGGTGCGAAAGTGGCCGCGATCGATCTCGATCCGCGCCAGCGCACCCTGTTCCGCTATCTGGAAAACCGCGTGGAAACCGAACAGCGACGCGAGATCGCGCTGCCCGGCGCGCGTTTTGCGGTTTATGATGGCGACGACGTGAACGAACTCGACGCGCTTTCCGAGGAAATCGCCGAGGGCTACGACTTCCTGATCTTCGATACGCCCGGCCGTGACGATGTCTTCGCCCGCCACGTGGCGACGACCGCGGACACGCTCGTCACCCCGCTGAACGACAGCTTCGTCGATTTCGACCTCATCGGCCAGGTCGAGAGCGAGAGCTTCCGCGTGAAGAAGTTGTCCTTCTATGCAGAGCTCATGTGGGAAACGCGCAAGAAGCGCGGATTGAAGACGATCCAGGATGGTCGGCGCGAGTTGGACTGGGTGGTGGTGCGCAACCGCGTCCAGCACGTCGAGGCGCGCAACATGCGCCGTCTCGACGAGGCCCTGAAGGAATTGTCCAAGCGCGTGGGCTTCCGCATCGCCAGCGGCCTTTCGGAACGCGTCATCTACCGTGAGCTGTTTCCCTCGGGCCTGACCCTGCTCGACAAGGGGCACCTGGGCGAACTGGGCACCAGCCATCTCGTCGCCCGGCAGGAGCTGCGCAGCCTCGTCGCCGGCCTGAATCTGCCGGTGCCGGCCCGCGACAAGGGCGAACTCGAGCTCGCGTCTCAGGCATGA
- the panC gene encoding pantoate--beta-alanine ligase, producing the protein MQTVHRLDPLRRAVDALRTRGSLALVPTMGALHEGHLTLVREAKSRADHVAVSIFVNPLQFSAGEDLDAYPRQLERDSALLQAEGVDLLWAPTVDAMYPDGFASNISVSGVSEGFCGASRPGHFDGVATVVCKLFNQVRPDFALFGAKDWQQLAVIRRMARDLDLTLPLADNIIGVETVREADGLAMSSRNAYLTPEQRGQAATLPSAMKTAIAAVESGETIAAALAQLEATLLAGGFSSIDYARIADADTLIPLDARSQRPMRLLVAARIGKARLIDNMAVQPQ; encoded by the coding sequence ATGCAAACCGTCCACAGACTTGATCCACTACGCCGTGCAGTCGACGCTCTGCGCACGCGTGGATCGCTCGCCCTCGTTCCGACCATGGGAGCGCTTCATGAAGGCCATCTGACACTCGTTCGCGAGGCCAAGTCCCGGGCGGACCATGTCGCGGTCTCGATCTTCGTCAACCCGCTGCAATTCAGCGCAGGTGAGGATCTCGATGCATATCCCCGCCAGTTGGAGCGCGATTCGGCACTGCTGCAGGCCGAAGGCGTGGACTTGCTGTGGGCGCCCACCGTCGATGCCATGTACCCGGACGGCTTTGCCAGCAACATCTCGGTCTCGGGCGTGAGCGAAGGCTTCTGCGGCGCCTCGCGCCCCGGCCACTTCGATGGCGTCGCAACCGTCGTGTGCAAGCTGTTCAACCAGGTCCGGCCCGATTTCGCCCTGTTCGGCGCCAAGGACTGGCAGCAGCTGGCCGTCATCCGCCGCATGGCCCGGGACCTCGACCTCACCCTGCCCTTGGCCGACAACATCATCGGCGTGGAGACCGTGCGCGAGGCGGACGGGCTCGCGATGTCCTCGCGCAATGCGTACCTCACCCCCGAGCAGCGCGGGCAGGCCGCCACCCTGCCCTCGGCGATGAAGACTGCCATCGCGGCCGTCGAATCAGGCGAAACCATCGCCGCCGCCCTCGCGCAACTGGAGGCCACGCTGCTGGCCGGCGGGTTCTCTTCCATCGACTATGCCCGGATCGCCGATGCCGACACCCTCATTCCGCTCGACGCGCGCAGCCAGAGGCCGATGCGCCTGCTGGTCGCGGCAAGGATCGGCAAGGCGCGTCTGATAGACAACATGGCGGTTCAGCCACAGTAA